A section of the Paenibacillus odorifer genome encodes:
- a CDS encoding IclR family transcriptional regulator has product MEDRKLTVRAVERALDILLCFTQDRDLGLTEIASKIDLHKSTVHRLLATLEEKGFLIRNPATEKYSLGIRIWELSTHLPAFDESAAVLLPSMERLRDRLGETVSLYLRDGIERVRIQAVQSQQAIRRVAQIGARLPLSVGASSKVLAAYAPPEVLKELLESSGWPDYVEKDVYQEQLNDIIRLGYATSFEEREPGAAAVAVPVTGRSGNVIAALSLSGPVSRLSRDTLVEYAAVLKEAASEMGMMIP; this is encoded by the coding sequence ATGGAGGACCGAAAGCTTACAGTGCGTGCGGTAGAACGTGCGCTTGATATATTGCTTTGTTTTACGCAGGACAGAGATTTAGGGTTGACGGAGATCGCTTCAAAGATTGATTTACATAAAAGTACCGTCCATCGGCTGCTGGCAACCTTGGAGGAAAAGGGCTTCCTCATTCGTAATCCGGCCACTGAGAAATACAGCCTGGGTATACGAATTTGGGAATTGTCTACGCATTTGCCTGCTTTTGATGAGTCGGCTGCGGTATTGTTGCCGTCAATGGAACGGCTGCGGGATCGGCTAGGGGAGACCGTTAGTTTATACTTACGCGACGGCATAGAACGTGTGCGGATTCAGGCGGTTCAGAGTCAGCAGGCCATACGGCGAGTGGCGCAGATCGGTGCGAGATTGCCTTTATCTGTGGGCGCATCAAGTAAAGTGCTGGCAGCCTATGCTCCTCCAGAGGTGCTGAAAGAATTGCTGGAGAGTTCGGGATGGCCGGACTACGTTGAGAAGGATGTCTATCAAGAGCAGCTTAATGACATTATCCGGCTCGGATATGCCACCAGTTTCGAGGAACGCGAGCCCGGCGCGGCCGCGGTGGCGGTGCCTGTTACGGGGCGCAGTGGAAATGTGATCGCGGCGTTATCACTGTCAGGTCCAGTAAGTCGCCTATCAAGGGATACGTTAGTGGAATATGCCGCGGTACTGAAGGAAGCGGCTAGTGAAATGGGCATGATGATTCCTTAA
- a CDS encoding MATE family efflux transporter, translating into MNKLEKKQFYNQLLKLAVPISLQSLVMAVLYLVDQLMVGQLGGVAIASVGMASKIYSVISVVLAGLATGLAIYAAQYWGSKDRKSITPLLGLSLGIGLILSGSFTIVVFFNPRLCLSIFTTDKEVLEKGYIFLKIVTLSYIPTMLTMLYSAVLRSSGHVKYPMGVSIAAVGLNIILNYALIFGHWGFPELGLAGAAYATLISRIVESTLIIGAVYRGKLPGAGGIKELSSFSKALCIPFLRTIAPIVLTELVWVLGEACYSVIYSRMGTAEMTAMTVTFPLQGLTIGLLAGLSGAAGIMVGHKLGENNNAGAFQYARFFVRIGVGISLLLGVLIAVLAPLYVSAFNLTVEERRMATSVICFFALFLWIKVGNMMIAGGILQSGGDSKFVFIMEASTTWLLGVPLGLLLSWGWKQPLPWVYFFLSLEEAVRLVIGYVRFRRGKWLKQLTHQGTEADCSA; encoded by the coding sequence ATGAACAAGCTTGAGAAGAAACAATTTTATAATCAGCTGTTAAAATTAGCGGTACCGATATCCCTCCAAAGTCTAGTCATGGCGGTGCTGTATTTAGTAGATCAATTGATGGTAGGGCAGCTTGGGGGTGTAGCGATCGCATCGGTTGGTATGGCTAGTAAAATCTATAGCGTGATTTCGGTGGTGCTGGCGGGTCTTGCTACGGGTCTTGCCATATACGCGGCTCAATATTGGGGGAGTAAAGATCGAAAGAGCATCACACCACTACTGGGATTAAGTCTTGGAATTGGCCTGATATTGTCGGGTTCATTTACGATAGTTGTTTTTTTCAACCCTCGGCTATGCCTGTCTATTTTTACAACGGATAAAGAAGTGTTGGAGAAGGGGTACATTTTTCTAAAAATCGTTACCCTCAGTTATATTCCAACGATGTTGACGATGCTCTATTCGGCGGTTCTACGAAGTTCAGGACATGTAAAGTATCCAATGGGTGTGAGCATAGCTGCTGTAGGACTGAATATTATTTTAAACTATGCGCTTATTTTTGGGCATTGGGGGTTTCCAGAGCTTGGACTTGCAGGTGCGGCATATGCAACGTTAATCTCACGTATAGTCGAAAGTACCTTGATCATCGGAGCTGTGTATCGCGGGAAACTGCCGGGTGCCGGAGGAATTAAGGAGCTGAGTTCGTTTTCGAAAGCGCTGTGTATACCTTTTTTAAGAACGATAGCGCCTATTGTTTTAACGGAATTGGTTTGGGTTTTAGGTGAAGCTTGTTATTCCGTAATATATAGCCGTATGGGCACAGCAGAGATGACCGCTATGACAGTGACCTTTCCGCTGCAGGGGTTGACGATTGGACTTCTGGCTGGGCTTTCTGGTGCAGCTGGGATTATGGTCGGACATAAGCTGGGAGAGAATAATAATGCAGGTGCTTTTCAGTATGCTCGTTTTTTTGTTCGAATAGGAGTAGGGATTTCATTGCTGCTTGGTGTTCTTATTGCTGTTCTAGCCCCGCTCTACGTCTCAGCCTTTAACTTAACAGTGGAAGAACGCCGAATGGCCACTTCTGTTATCTGCTTTTTTGCTCTTTTTTTATGGATAAAGGTGGGCAATATGATGATTGCGGGAGGGATTCTGCAGAGTGGTGGCGATAGTAAGTTCGTCTTTATTATGGAAGCCTCCACAACTTGGTTGCTTGGGGTGCCTCTAGGGCTACTGTTGTCATGGGGATGGAAACAGCCTCTTCCCTGGGTATACTTCTTTCTGTCCCTAGAAGAGGCTGTTCGATTGGTTATAGGTTACGTGCGTTTTCGCCGTGGTAAATGGTTGAAGCAACTGACCCATCAGGGGACAGAGGCGGATTGTAGTGCTTAA
- a CDS encoding Fe-Mn family superoxide dismutase, giving the protein MLYVYGPMLPVRILEEIVFWKTQEKEHTEVIKAIVPNLEEPYVKLLDEWAVVFGATEMAAQQLLNSALSASPPSQAELTAETEKLLHISCTQSQEFVRQLFAIMESSAAVKAVPLATTVILHIIRESEYFLAVLHTLSSPGQLTQIMRDYTAADNVVRTEEDNGTRNEGLIPSTDTILDIREMSAVPIGGHTLPPLPYAYNALEPYIDEKTMRIHHDKHHQSYVDGLNKAENKLAEARKKGDFDLVKHWERELAFNGAGHYLHTIFWNVMSPQGGGRPTGALLEAIEQSFGSYDNFKKQFTEAANKVEGGGWAILVWSPRSHRLEILTAEKHQNLSQWDVVPLLALDVWEHAYYLKHQNNRADYIEDWWKVVNWPYVSERYAAASKLAWKPF; this is encoded by the coding sequence ATGTTATATGTATACGGGCCGATGCTGCCAGTACGTATTTTAGAAGAAATCGTATTCTGGAAAACACAAGAGAAAGAGCATACCGAGGTTATCAAAGCAATCGTACCTAACCTGGAGGAACCCTATGTTAAACTGCTGGATGAATGGGCGGTGGTCTTCGGTGCCACAGAGATGGCCGCTCAACAGTTATTGAATTCTGCCCTCTCTGCTTCTCCACCAAGTCAGGCTGAACTCACTGCGGAAACAGAAAAGCTGCTGCACATCTCCTGTACCCAATCCCAAGAATTTGTTCGGCAGCTTTTTGCCATCATGGAAAGCAGCGCAGCCGTCAAAGCCGTCCCCCTTGCAACCACTGTGATCCTGCATATTATTCGCGAATCAGAGTATTTCCTTGCCGTACTGCACACTCTGAGCTCGCCCGGACAGCTCACGCAAATTATGAGAGATTATACAGCAGCCGACAATGTCGTAAGAACAGAAGAGGACAATGGCACGCGGAATGAGGGACTTATTCCTTCTACAGATACTATCCTTGATATTCGTGAAATGAGTGCTGTGCCAATTGGCGGGCATACACTGCCTCCATTGCCTTATGCTTATAATGCGCTGGAACCATACATCGATGAGAAAACCATGCGGATTCATCATGATAAACACCATCAAAGTTATGTAGATGGACTAAACAAAGCGGAGAACAAGCTAGCCGAGGCTCGCAAGAAAGGAGATTTCGATCTTGTTAAGCATTGGGAACGGGAGCTAGCCTTTAATGGGGCTGGCCACTATCTCCATACAATCTTCTGGAACGTAATGTCACCTCAAGGTGGCGGGCGTCCAACTGGAGCCTTACTGGAAGCCATTGAACAAAGCTTCGGCAGCTATGACAACTTCAAGAAACAGTTCACAGAAGCTGCGAATAAGGTTGAAGGTGGCGGCTGGGCTATTCTCGTCTGGAGTCCACGCAGTCATAGACTGGAGATTTTGACTGCGGAGAAACATCAGAACCTGTCACAATGGGACGTTGTTCCGTTACTGGCTCTGGATGTATGGGAGCATGCCTATTACCTTAAACATCAGAATAATCGGGCCGATTATATTGAGGATTGGTGGAAGGTCGTTAACTGGCCTTACGTCTCAGAACGTTATGCTGCTGCCAGTAAACTGGCCTGGAAGCCCTTTTGA
- a CDS encoding alpha/beta hydrolase, with protein sequence MDLATRQTGTTVSRRPKLPKQGSSSRLSLRMIRVKHIIVALLLSIFFFLAFCFVSLHGYIAWVLSNPTVAPLYSNPMQAKGLAYEDVTFPAKDGSRMMSGWYIPSEGATKTIVFSHGYGANREESWVPMYDLAHYAHSLNFNVVMFDYGFAAQGNKDIATGGKKESQQLLGAIDFAKERGAEELVVWGFSMGAGTALQTGLVSEDIDAMILDSTFLLEPDTLYHNIKQNIDLPRQPSLAIMEMLFPVLNGTGLNQIPYAKVKSEDYPFPILLMHGTEDDKAPYPIAEKLAANQSNPFSDSWVVEGSHHELLFREHPREYLRRVSAFLGNVQLAKTYNGNQPAMASN encoded by the coding sequence ATGGATCTGGCAACTCGCCAAACCGGCACAACCGTCTCCCGTCGACCTAAACTACCTAAACAAGGCAGTTCGTCCCGGCTATCGCTGCGGATGATTCGTGTGAAGCATATTATCGTTGCACTGCTATTATCTATTTTTTTCTTTTTAGCCTTCTGCTTTGTCTCACTTCATGGCTATATCGCCTGGGTATTATCTAATCCAACGGTCGCACCTCTGTATTCCAATCCCATGCAGGCCAAAGGTCTCGCATACGAGGATGTGACGTTTCCAGCTAAAGACGGCAGTCGAATGATGAGCGGCTGGTATATTCCCTCCGAAGGGGCTACCAAAACGATCGTGTTCAGCCATGGCTATGGCGCCAACCGTGAAGAATCTTGGGTACCTATGTACGATCTCGCTCACTATGCACACAGTCTGAATTTCAATGTCGTGATGTTTGATTACGGCTTTGCTGCCCAAGGCAACAAGGATATTGCAACCGGGGGTAAAAAAGAATCCCAGCAGCTTCTAGGCGCTATTGATTTTGCTAAGGAACGTGGAGCTGAGGAGTTAGTTGTATGGGGCTTCTCCATGGGAGCAGGCACAGCACTGCAAACAGGATTAGTATCAGAGGACATTGACGCGATGATTCTGGACAGCACCTTTTTGTTAGAGCCAGATACGCTGTATCATAATATTAAGCAAAATATTGATCTGCCCCGCCAGCCTTCCCTGGCGATTATGGAAATGCTGTTCCCAGTTCTGAACGGTACCGGGCTGAATCAAATTCCTTATGCGAAGGTCAAATCCGAAGATTATCCTTTCCCTATTCTACTCATGCATGGAACCGAAGATGATAAAGCTCCTTATCCTATTGCAGAAAAGCTGGCCGCGAACCAAAGCAATCCGTTCTCAGATTCCTGGGTCGTAGAGGGCAGCCATCATGAGTTGCTGTTCCGTGAGCACCCGCGTGAGTATTTGCGGCGAGTCTCTGCTTTCTTAGGAAATGTTCAACTAGCCAAAACCTACAATGGCAACCAGCCGGCGATGGCAAGTAACTAG